A window of Pomacea canaliculata isolate SZHN2017 linkage group LG3, ASM307304v1, whole genome shotgun sequence contains these coding sequences:
- the LOC112560827 gene encoding uncharacterized protein LOC112560827: MTSFVEVVGRSNKMALKLVCTLLPVFCMSLILQLAICFSIFQSPAEQYHQTTHSSGDASEPDNQTSASRDLRQSTESSSAKHGVAKIKEFIDENPSRIQMTKSLENNEIVKRTFERSNSEAVSSYLLKTLSGNNKVVQQRPSNLLTTLQTDKGETIHLQDKASNASTLRLDEATTRRNHKRKRKRDMGLLYLFPGTLQDSGSEDNASVDKRNRTHKSRLYLFSNFTLVEIPLYPETNSQSTTRTAATGVSQEKKTSLPKKNNNDEWNRLDNAQNFKKNLYDQLYISKLPTVQHNRRKSALISTLDKNQDKNDLFSYLDKLFGTNGSADFWLERAHKPLPERSSVRRKQDLRSSSLNLVQSDTDDESIVKKLSDSDETPLFTDGMKKTSPEFTDLSSSNVSSQAEEKKKKKYTLKQRKADRGKASRSMFSKRYDPTFSDRSYEFPPPGGHFAAEDDLYRAFNTFAAINKEEPDDRLLDFIISSNQIKPEDFDIHSMSRRRRGLRISDEMLLEQIQRHIAHFEEGEIALFKVPALRRKVIIRGHPFLYIPGFLYDPGQCSRESRTSQHRSGKY, translated from the exons ATGACGTCATTTGTCGAAGTTGTCGGAAGGTCAAACAAAATGGCGCTGAAGCTAGTATGCACACTACTGCCTGTGTTTTGTATGAGTCTTATCCTGCAACTCGCAATTTGTTTCTCCATCTTCCAAAGCCCTGCAGAGCAATATCACCAAACAACTCACAGCAGCGGAGATGCTTCCGAGCCTGACAACCAAACAAGTGCCTCCAGGGATCTTCGTCAAAGTACCGAGTCTTCTTCGGCAAAACATGGCGTTGCGAAAATTAAGGAATTCATCGATGAAAATCCATCAAGGATACAGATGACAAAAAGCCTCGAGAACAATGAAATTGtgaaaagaacttttgaaagatCAAATTCAGAGGCTGTGTCTTCGTATCTTCTGAAAACTCTATCGGGAAATAATAAAGTTGTTCAGCAAAGACCTAGCAATCTTTTGACTACTTTACAGACAGACAAGGGAGAAACGATTCATCTTCAGGACAAGGCAAGCAACGCATCAACACTGAGACTAGATGAAGCCACCACGAGACGAAatcataaaaggaaaagaaaacgaGATATGGGACTACTGTATCTTTTTCCAGGAACCCTCCAAGACAGTGGTAGCGAGGACAATGCGTCTGTGGACAAGAGAAACAGAACTCACAAATCACGACTTTATCTATTTAGTAATTTTACACTGGTTGAAATCCCTCTCTATCCAGAGACTAATAGTCAAAGTACAACAAGGACAGCAGCAACAGGAGTCAGTCAGGAAAAGAAAACCAGTttaccaaagaaaaacaataacgaTGAATGGAACCGCTTAGATAATGCCcagaattttaagaaaaatctaTATGATCAATTGTATATCAGTAAATTGCCTACAGTCCAACATAATAGGCGAAAAAGCGCTTTGATTTCAACATTGGACAAAAACCAAGACAAAAATGATCTATTTAGTTATTTAGACAAGCTGTTTGGCACTAACGGATCAGCAGACTTCTGGCTGGAAAGAGCACACAAACCTTTGCCTGAAAGGAGTTCAGTCAGGAGAAAGCAAGATTTAAGGTCTTCTAGTCTGAACCTTGTCCAGTCCGACACAGATGATGAAAGCATCGTTAAAAAGCTTTCGGATTCCGACGAAACGCCGTTGTTCACAGACGGGATGAAGAAGACGAGTCCTGAGTTCACAGACCTCAGTAGCAGCAACGTTTCATCCCAAGctgaggagaagaagaagaagaagtacaCTTTAAAGCAGCGTAAAGCTGATCGAGGAAAAGCATCTCGATCTATGTTTTCGAAAAGATACGATCCGACTTTCAGCGACAGGTCATATGAATTTCCACCCCCTGGGGGACATTTTGCTGCAGAGGATGACCTTTACCGGGCGTTCAACACTTTTGCAGCGATTAATAAAGAAGAACCCGACGATAGATTACTGGATTTTATCATAAGCTCCAATCAAATTAAACCTGAGGACTTTGACATCCACTCGATGAGCAGACGGCGAAGAGGTCTCAGAA TTTCAGATGAGATGTTGCTCGAGCAAATACAGAGACATATTGCTCATTTCGAAGAAGGAGAGATCGCGCTTTTTAAGGTTCCAGCGCTTCGTCGAAAAGTTATTATACGCGGACATCCTTTTTTATACATCCCGGGCTTCCTGTACGACCCCGGACAGTGTAGCAGAGAATCACGGACCAGTCAACACAGGTCTGGAAAATATTAA